The following are encoded together in the Cicer arietinum cultivar CDC Frontier isolate Library 1 chromosome 2, Cicar.CDCFrontier_v2.0, whole genome shotgun sequence genome:
- the LOC105851554 gene encoding uncharacterized protein: protein MKLRPEFEAVRGASLNRSHVPSLDTCVGELLNKEQHLLTQGTMSHDVVVSEPVTVAYVSCSICKLAKSKTLPFPSGAHRASTCFEMTHSDVWGTFNRKAFCLNVLVPIPPIKWNDRT from the exons ATGAAGCTTCGCCCGGAATTTGAGGCTGTTAGAGGTGCTTCGTTGAATAGGAGTCATGTTCCCTCTTTGGATACATGTGTTGGTGAGCTTCTCAATAAGGAGCAACATCTCCTTACTCAAGGAACCATGTCTCATGATGTTGTTGTTTCTGAACCTGTGACAGTTGCATATGTATCATGTTCTATTTGCAAATTAGCTAAGAGTAAAACACTTCCTTTTCCTTCTGGTGCTCATCGTGCCTCCACTTGTTTTGAGATGACTCATAGTGATGTGTGGG GTACCTTCAATAGAAAGGCATTTTGTCTCAACGTTCTTGTCCCAATACCCCCAATAAAATGGAATGACAGAACGTAA